From a region of the Panicum virgatum strain AP13 chromosome 2K, P.virgatum_v5, whole genome shotgun sequence genome:
- the LOC120692554 gene encoding ethylene-responsive transcription factor ERN1-like gives MELNFQSQPSVFQLEDYSSCCYYYYQQEAAAQAKPSKPRGRKKGSNNHSKFVGVRQRPSGRWVAEIKDTTQKIRMWLGTFETAEAAAKAYDEAARLLRGNEARTNFAPRISPDCPLAVRIRGLLQHKKIKKAKAAAARSSSAAAAAASKQKAASSPSPTTSDSNSNSHSTNSACGGPSSSSSSSSSAVSCEDAMAMLNGGGGALDGGEVYRQEFAPVGAEEFDSWVFDSAFGQFPALDGFAAVESAVPAALAEEEPAAAAAQGEMAEFERIKVERRISASLYAMNGLQEYFDRVFDASACDPFWDISPLCH, from the coding sequence ATGGAGCTCAACTTCCAGTCGCAGCCATCAGTGTTCCAGCTCGAGGACTACAGcagctgctgctactactactaCCAGCAGGAGGCGGCAGCGCAGGCCAAGCCGTCCAAGCCTCGGGGCCGGAAGAAGGGCAGCAATAACCACAGCAAGTTCGTCGGCGTCCGGCAGCGCCCGTCGGGGCGCTGGGTGGCCGAGATCAAGGACACCACGCAGAAGATCCGCATGTGGCTCGGCACCTTCGAgaccgccgaggccgccgccaagGCCTACGACGAGGCCGCCCGGCTCCTCCGCGGCAACGAAGCCCGCACCAACTTCgcgccccgcatctccccgGATTGCCCGCTCGCCGTCCGCATCCGCGGCCTGCTCCAAcacaagaagatcaagaaggccaaggccgccgcggcgagatcctcctcggccgccgctgcggccgccTCGAAGCAGAAGGCGGCGAGCTCCCCTTCTCCCACCACGAGCGATAGCAATAGTAATAGTCATAGCACAAATAGTGCTTGTGGTGGccctagcagcagcagcagcagctctagCAGCGCAGTCAGCTGCGAAGACGCCATGGCCATGctgaatggcggcggcggcgcactggacggcggcgaggtgtaCCGGCAGGAGTTCGCCCCCGTGGGCGCCGAGGAGTTCGATTCTTGGGTGTTCGATTCGGCGTTCGGTCAGTTCCCGGCGCTGGACGGCTTCGCCGCCGTCGAGAGCGCCGTCCCCGCTGCACtcgcggaggaggagccggctgccgccgctgcgcaGGGCGAAATGGCCGAGTTCGAGCGGATCAAGGTGGAGCGGCGCATCTCGGCGTCGCTGTACGCCATGAACGGCCTGCAGGAGTACTTCGACCGGGTGTTCGACGCCTCCGCCTGCGATCCGTTCTGGGATATCTCGCCGCTGTGCCACTAG